A genomic segment from Nicotiana sylvestris chromosome 1, ASM39365v2, whole genome shotgun sequence encodes:
- the LOC104217296 gene encoding basic blue protein-like, whose translation MSGQGRSSAMKVVLVLCIVALIQTEMAQAAVYNVGDAGGWTFNTVSWPGGKRFRAGDTLAFNYQSGAHNVVAVNKYGYNKCRTPRGSKVYTKGGDKIKLVKGQNYFICNFPGHCESGMKISVFAS comes from the exons ATGTCTGGTCAGGGAAGAAGCAGTGCAATGAAGGTGGTGTTGGTGCTGTGCATTGTGGCGCTAATTCAGACAGAGATGGCTCAGGCTGCCGTGTACAACGTTGGTGATGCTGGTGGTTGGACTTTCAATACTGTTTCTTGGCCTGGAGGCAAGCGCTTTAGGGCTGGTGATACTCTTG CATTCAACTATCAGTCGGGTGCACATAACGTTGTGGCAGTGAACAAATACGGATATAACAAGTGCAGAACACCTCGAGGTTCAAAAGTATATACCAAAGGGGGTGACAAGATAAAGCTAGTTAAGGGACAAAACTATTTCATCTGCAATTTCCCTGGCCATTGCGAGTCTGGAATGAAGATTTCTGTCTTTGCTTCTTGA